The genomic stretch CCAGTTGCTGTacatttatttcaagaaaagacgaaaatatacattaaatgcAACTATCAGTGTTGTACTTTGCAAAACATTCcaccatacagtacatgttccACAAGTATCCACGAGTACACGTAGAACACAGTAATGAACTCATTGAAAACATACAGCAAAAACAGCATGACACCCATACTATTCATTAAATCAACTTATCTCATGCAATGTCCAAATAGAAAGCAATTTCAATGGTGGCTCCGTCCATCCACTTGAGAGATGTGTGATATCAATTATGTTAAGGCTCATCATAATTACtgaatgtttttattcagtcacataatacattttatttagacACACTTTACTGACAACTTAATGACTCAATCAATACAATTTCCAATAAGACAAATAGAGAAAACAGTTCAAAAGAAAATAACTAAGCATTGGTATTAATACGCAACGCGTCTCCATGATCACAAACGGAGTTAATGATTTTTACCGATTTCTTTATGGAAGTCAACTAAGGTGTTCAGAGGACATGTTGATCTGTACGGTATGCGACACACATTCACTGATTCTATACAGATTCTAGTCTCATGTCTCATGTCTGACGATGGTTCTATCGTGTCTGCCTCTTTTCATGAGCCATCTTTCATGGGCCTCCATGCGAGGCCCCTCAGCAACTGGTTTCCATTAGCCGCTTGGAGACGACGGCATTTTCTCTTGCCCTGTTGTCTTCAGGGCTTTCCCGCCCGGAGTTGATGTGATACACATCCCACTTCTTAGACAACAGCTTTTTGTCGAAAATCATCACCGCCAACCAGGAGAATAGCAGGATGGACAGCAGCGACATGAGCATGATGGTAGTGCGGAAGGGGAAGTACTGAGTGAGCGTGTTCTCACGGTTCAAGCGGAGGCCGGGATAGGGGATGACAGGTTTCAGGCCAATGAGGGGCTCTCCGCTCAGGGCCCTCATGAGGACTCCCACTATTAAGCCCATAGTGGCCCCGTAGCTATTGGACACCTCGAAGAAGAGGACGCAAACTAGCTGAGGGAACATGATGGTGAAGGACATGTCCACACCCACAAGCCAGAAGACCAGGACACTGCTGTCCAGGAAACAGAGGCCAGTACCGACCAGACCCACAACTACCACTGAGATGCGAATCACCAAGCGCATCTCATAGTCTGATGCCTAAGACAAGAGAAAGACATTGCGTTAAAATATTGATCATCCAGGCTTAGGATCACCAaagacaacacaatgacaagaaGCCAGAAAAGTAACACGCCTCAATACAGCAACACTCTTGTGACTTTTTGGCGATAATGACACAGTGAGACAGCCTTTCTCACCTGCTTTCTGATCATGTTCTTGTAGATGTTGGAGGAGAACAGTGAGGCAGAGGACAGCAGGGCCGAGTCCATGGAGGACATGACAGCAGCAGCGACAGCTCCAATGCCAATGATGGACACATAGGTGGGTGTGAGGTACTGCAGGGCAATGGGGAGGACGGAGCCTGCCTCGCCACGCTCATATGGTGTTGGCAGTCCATAGGCTGTTGAGTTCCAGTCTACGGGATAAGTCGTTGCAAATAAGGAAAGGAAAGGTTACAAATAAACAAGGCTTACAGAACTGAAGTTGAAACAGTGAAAAGTGTACTTGTAGACGCAGCAACGGCTCCGATCAGTATAGACGGGATACCCAGCACCAGGCAAAAGGAAGAGGAGACAAAGCAGGTCAGTTGAGCCTGGGTGTAAGAAGAGGAGGCCAGGATCCTTTGGTAGAACGCTTGGTAGGCCAAACCACCCAGAGCCTAGGAGAAACGTAGTTAATAGGGCTGGCCGATTTATcgatatttaaaaatgcattctttGACTTTTGAGGGAAAATATCAGGATATCATACATTGATATTCAATCAAAATATATCTgaatatgagttttggtccatatgtCGCCCAGCTCTAGTTCTAGGACAGTCGAAGAAAGTGAGACAGGTCGCAACCCGTCTTACAACCTGCTTGGGGATATGATGAGCTCTTTTGATTGCCATTGTGGCCCTGTGTTTATTGGGTATCTGATACCAACATTCGCAGCACACCTCAAACCTTCCACTTTGGACTCACCAACAACATGAAGTCATCAAACCACTTTCCTGCTTCATTAAGCTCCACATTGCCAATCCAAGGGGCCTGGTATTTTTGGGCGTAGGCCGTCAGTGAGATGTCGACAGAATGGGGGTTGGTCACCATGAAAGGGACACACACCCACTGTGTACACAAACACAGGAAAATGTAATCTTACCAAGCAGAAGAGGAGGTTGCTAACGTTTCACTCAGCTGTACCGTGCTGTGTCATCACCATATGTTGAGACTTCAATTTTAAACATTCATGAGGTCCAATGAAGGAATTCCCCCAACTGTAATACTCAATACAGAGACTACATTGTCAGAAAAAAGCTCATACTTTCAAATCAACTCCACAACACAATAATGACGGAGATGGGGATACAACTGCTTGTTCTTTGTGCAGGAAAAAACATCATTACTTTTTTAGCAAGAGGCGGGTTCCTGAACAAAAATAGATCTCAAACTTTctccttttttatgttttaactgGTTATCTTGGGGTTAGGAATTGTGGACTAAATAAGTGGGAGCTTGGCACAGGTTTTAAGGTCTAACATAAATTGACCAGAGACAGAAGAGAAAAAAGCTTTATGAGAGTTTTTAAGTCTGTTTGGGCACTATAGTGATCAGTTCAGTgggtgtgttgttgtttgtcagCAAGAGTTATGTGACCTAATACTAAATAGCTGACATCCAAAATGGTGAATGTTTTTCATGTGAGAgctttgtacattttgtacagTTTGAAACCAGTCATCAACTCAAGAGGGGTTGAACAAATTAACCAATTGTTAAAACTCATGTTGCCAGAGCCACACCAAGTtgacaacaatgtaacaattgGACTCCTTGGTAAAACCATGTGCAAAATGGATGCACAGACAACATCAGCTTGCATTCTTGGAGGTCACCGGCCGCCATGTTATCGCCAAATGTCTCTAAATTTGAGGGAAAGTGGCTTTTAATGGATCTTAATCATCTTTGACTCCACCAGGACAAAGCAATAGAAAATATTGTTGTGTTATAaaacaggggtccccaaccttttttgcaCCACGGACTGGTGtgatttgggtcttttttttcacacatcACCAATGTGTGACACACAATAATCTTATCTTGGATTTATCTTCGAAATTCCACACCAGGAGTCTCTACTTTTCAAACTACTGCTTTTTGACACATGGTGGAAACCAGGCGTGGTGTCTTTCAGAATTGGAACACCAAATTTGACTTTGTTTGATAAATATATCACATTGAATCGCATTGATTGTCACAGTAACAGTTGAAGATGCCGTGTTGTTCTGTCGTGCTGACATGTCCTTCAAACTCTGAGCAGATAAGCCACTAAAACAGGGCTGCTGCAACAAGACTGAAAACTGTGGGGGCGGGCCTTGGGAGTTGGACAGAGGGCTGCAGGAGGTTGTGCTCATTGCACCTCTGTTAAAGCATAGAGTAAATGCGAAGTCAAGTTAGCaagatagtagtagtagtatttgctAGTATTGCAGTATTGGTATCAGACATAAAAAGGTGGTGTTGAGCCATCCCTAGtgtatatacaatacatacatagtacagtCACTCACTACAATTTAATGACCACCTGGTCACCTGGTACCATCTAATGATATTCAGTAATTCATAGCTACTCATGGCAATGTCGAGCCAAGGAACCGTGAAGCTTCTGATTGGATTTGTAGATGTGCAGATGCTCCCTACCAGACTGACAAGGATGAGGCTGAGCTGAATGACATCTGTGTAAGCCACAGAGTACAGCCCCCCCAGGAGCGTGTAGACAATGGCCACCACAGAGGAGATGAGGATGGAGTAGACGTAAGGAAGGTCCAGAATCACCCTCATAGTTCCACCTGGAACCACACAGCATAGTCGTGAGCCCCCGGAGGACTGATGGGACAAGAAGTTGTCTAAAGCACAGATGTTTACTGCTGGAGATAATGCAAAGTTTTATTATCGCATTTAGGTGATGATCAATATTAGGTTCCCCGTCTGTTTCTCTCACACAGACAAAGCTTTGTCATTACATCGCCCAATTATTCCATTCACATGTTTAAATGCAGTGTTGCTTGAAAAAACAGCGACGTCTGCATCGCGGTGCGTTACTTACTTACACTCGGGCACAGATATGTTTGCTTTAAACTAGGGATGCGCCAATTACACTTTTATGGCCAATAAGTCTGATTGATAAGTCAATTCCGATTTTATCCTCATATCACCCATTTGTTCCACATTTTTAGAACTGACGGCATACACCTTCAGCGTTCCAATCTATGCACTGAACAATACCCTTGAAACAGTACAAACCTCCATCtttaatttttcacattttaataacAAAGAAAAGCTGCACAACAGGTTAAACTGCAGACCTGATTTGACTTTCAGACCTTTGCGGAGGTGGATAGGCTCAGTTACGTGGACAAGATCGGTTTCATATGTAAGGATTGGCCAGTAGCCCAAAATGGAGGAAATTGGTGCACGCTtactttaaacatttttaaaactttcAAACTAGCTTCATGAAGTAccatattttccgcactataaggcccACCTAAGAGCCGTCCATTTTTTCAAAAGCGCCTTATttatatatggatcaatattgagccgCAACAGGTCTCGCAACTACGGTAAGCAGCCGCCGACTCCATTTCCCCCCGTAGAAGAAGTAGTGCGCGGTGCATGCTGGGATATATAAAACGGCGtttcatttccatttttgtgtttgtgtaaaaaccctgaaatggctcctattaagagacgcgcttacaacgcagagtttaaatTCAAGT from Doryrhamphus excisus isolate RoL2022-K1 chromosome 1, RoL_Dexc_1.0, whole genome shotgun sequence encodes the following:
- the LOC131140738 gene encoding high affinity choline transporter 1-like isoform X2, producing the protein MSGTMALNVPGLLAMVGFYMLILGTGIYASLRSRREEKKWTGHGLEITLLAGRKINLIVGIFTLTATWVGGGFILGIAEATYNPTLGAVWALMPVPYVLTFFLGGFFFAKPMREKKYLTMMDPFQKKYGNGVATALIFPALIADVLWVARTLVSLGGTMRVILDLPYVYSILISSVVAIVYTLLGGLYSVAYTDVIQLSLILVSLWVCVPFMVTNPHSVDISLTAYAQKYQAPWIGNVELNEAGKWFDDFMLLALGGLAYQAFYQRILASSSYTQAQLTCFVSSSFCLVLGIPSILIGAVAASTNWNSTAYGLPTPYERGEAGSVLPIALQYLTPTYVSIIGIGAVAAAVMSSMDSALLSSASLFSSNIYKNMIRKQASDYEMRLVIRISVVVVGLVGTGLCFLDSSVLVFWLVGVDMSFTIMFPQLVCVLFFEVSNSYGATMGLIVGVLMRALSGEPLIGLKPVIPYPGLRLNRENTLTQYFPFRTTIMLMSLLSILLFSWLAVMIFDKKLLSKKWDVYHINSGRESPEDNRARENAVVSKRLMETSC
- the LOC131140738 gene encoding high affinity choline transporter 1-like isoform X3 — protein: MALNVPGLLAMVGFYMLILGTGIYASLRSRREEKKWTGHGLEITLLAGRKINLIVGIFTLTATWVGGGFILGIAEATYNPTLGAVWALMPVPYVLTFFLGGFFFAKPMREKKYLTMMDPFQKKYGNGVATALIFPALIADVLWVARTLVSLGGTMRVILDLPYVYSILISSVVAIVYTLLGGLYSVAYTDVIQLSLILVSLWVCVPFMVTNPHSVDISLTAYAQKYQAPWIGNVELNEAGKWFDDFMLLALGGLAYQAFYQRILASSSYTQAQLTCFVSSSFCLVLGIPSILIGAVAASTNWNSTAYGLPTPYERGEAGSVLPIALQYLTPTYVSIIGIGAVAAAVMSSMDSALLSSASLFSSNIYKNMIRKQASDYEMRLVIRISVVVVGLVGTGLCFLDSSVLVFWLVGVDMSFTIMFPQLVCVLFFEVSNSYGATMGLIVGVLMRALSGEPLIGLKPVIPYPGLRLNRENTLTQYFPFRTTIMLMSLLSILLFSWLAVMIFDKKLLSKKWDVYHINSGRESPEDNRARENAVVSKRLMETSC
- the LOC131140738 gene encoding high affinity choline transporter 1-like isoform X1, producing MMSGTMALNVPGLLAMVGFYMLILGTGIYASLRSRREEKKWTGHGLEITLLAGRKINLIVGIFTLTATWVGGGFILGIAEATYNPTLGAVWALMPVPYVLTFFLGGFFFAKPMREKKYLTMMDPFQKKYGNGVATALIFPALIADVLWVARTLVSLGGTMRVILDLPYVYSILISSVVAIVYTLLGGLYSVAYTDVIQLSLILVSLWVCVPFMVTNPHSVDISLTAYAQKYQAPWIGNVELNEAGKWFDDFMLLALGGLAYQAFYQRILASSSYTQAQLTCFVSSSFCLVLGIPSILIGAVAASTNWNSTAYGLPTPYERGEAGSVLPIALQYLTPTYVSIIGIGAVAAAVMSSMDSALLSSASLFSSNIYKNMIRKQASDYEMRLVIRISVVVVGLVGTGLCFLDSSVLVFWLVGVDMSFTIMFPQLVCVLFFEVSNSYGATMGLIVGVLMRALSGEPLIGLKPVIPYPGLRLNRENTLTQYFPFRTTIMLMSLLSILLFSWLAVMIFDKKLLSKKWDVYHINSGRESPEDNRARENAVVSKRLMETSC
- the LOC131140738 gene encoding high affinity choline transporter 1-like isoform X4 — translated: MMSGTMALNVPGLLAMVGFYMLILGTGIYASLRSRREEKKWTGHGLEITLLAGRKINLIVGIFTLTATWVGGGFILGIAEATYNPTLGAVWALMPVPYVLTFFLGGFFFAKPMREKKYLTMMDPFQKKYGNGVATALIFPALIADVLWVARTLVSLGGTMRVILDLPYVYSILISSVVAIVYTLLGGLYSVAYTDVIQLSLILVSLALGGLAYQAFYQRILASSSYTQAQLTCFVSSSFCLVLGIPSILIGAVAASTNWNSTAYGLPTPYERGEAGSVLPIALQYLTPTYVSIIGIGAVAAAVMSSMDSALLSSASLFSSNIYKNMIRKQASDYEMRLVIRISVVVVGLVGTGLCFLDSSVLVFWLVGVDMSFTIMFPQLVCVLFFEVSNSYGATMGLIVGVLMRALSGEPLIGLKPVIPYPGLRLNRENTLTQYFPFRTTIMLMSLLSILLFSWLAVMIFDKKLLSKKWDVYHINSGRESPEDNRARENAVVSKRLMETSC